CAATAAAGAAGAAGACAATGCCTGCTCCATACAGTTACGATTTGAGAGAAAAAGCGATAAATGCAGTTAAAAGAGGTGAAAAGAAAATAGTTGTTTGTCGATTAATGAAAATTAGCCGCAATACTTTAGACCTCTGGTTGCGAAGAGAACGAGAAACAGGAGACTTCCAAGCGATTATTCAGCTTTTGAGTAGAGACAATCGGAAAATTCAAGATTTAAATAGATTTAGACAATTTGTGAAGCAACATCAAGATAAAACCCAACAGAAAATAGCAGAACTATGGGGAGAGAAACTGACACAGCAAAATGTAAGTGATGGAATAAAAAAATTGAGTATAACCAGAAAAAAGTGGTCATACCCCCTTCGGGTTCGTGCCTTTGCTCAAGTCGGGGAAGCCTTTCGGCACTTTGACGGGCGGTATAAACG
This DNA window, taken from Pleurocapsa sp. FMAR1, encodes the following:
- a CDS encoding IS630 transposase-related protein, with protein sequence MPAPYSYDLREKAINAVKRGEKKIVVCRLMKISRNTLDLWLRRERETGDFQAIIQLLSRDNRKIQDLNRFRQFVKQHQDKTQQKIAELWGEKLTQQNVSDGIKKLSITRKKWSYPLRVRAFAQVGEAFRHFDGRYKRRSKATTTRPPQRVTDPQRKCLTNATASPRRRYCARER